ATATATTCATATATGTACCTCTCGATTTGGCTATCGAGTAAACCTGACAGCAAAGGCAGCAAACACGAGAAGAGGTCTAATGTTAAAGACTCGGTGTTGTCCAGCATAACGCTAATTACATCTGCTTGTACCTGTGGATATAGAAAAGATCATATTCAGATAATTAAATCTTTAAGAACACAAGTTATCAAAAACGAGCGAACAGTATGGTAAAATTCCACGAAGAATACACACAGCGTGATCCGGCAGTTTCTGCAAGGCGTTAATACCACCTAGTGTGTCGTTTCGATCCCAAAAATGCCGTAACACCTGAAGCTTTGTGAGACGAGATCGAAGTGTACTTAAAGATAAATCATGATCTAGCATCAAAACTTCAGCCagatcatcatcgttttcatttttGGCAGTCAGATTTCTCCCTGTGGTTTGTGGATTATCCTCCTGCCCGTTGTCGAAAATATTAGCAGGAATTATTAAACTTAATTtatgatatgtatatgtatatgtattcgTATGTTTATATGATAACTAGAACTCGGTACAAATGATAAGTCATGGTGGATATTATAAGCGGGTAATTTCAAACTGCCAATGACAGTTTTCCCGCTTGAATTAACCGCCAAGATTATCAAGTATATAAGGGGGTGCACCGGCAACATTAACCGGCACTAAGACTTTCAATTTCTTTCGATAATTGTCTGTCCATTTGATTCATTATTGTTTCGTACAAGAATATCAAGTATGTCCGCTGCAAACAGAAGTTCATATCATCAGAATGATGATGATGTTCTGATTGAACCATGTTCAACCCCAACAGAAAAAGTAAATCTAATTAATACTATTCTTGCTAAGAAACACATAGGTTCCATCTCAATGACAACATATATTCACACTAATCATATTAAGTATGAATGAAAATAGTTATGGAGTAAATGGCATCGTCATACCTTCGTTGCTTTAGATCGCCGTGAAACCAGCATCGACGATCTAGTTTTATCAGAAATTACACGTCGCGAAGCAACAGATTTTTTAATAGGAGATGCTTTAGATTTCTCGCGTACAGTATTTAGGGAATTCTTGGGTGTTCGTACCAATTCAGGTGCTTTTGTTTCGGTCATAGGTTGTACACATGACATAACAGCAGGAAGAGTTACTGGTATATTGATAGACTGTTGTTTAGTGGTGGTAGGTAAATTATTCTTGTTAGATAATATCTGAGAAGTTAAGTCAGGTTTATGACAGTCATTTGTATCTATCTTGTCTcttttctcaaatttttcaaCCAGACTGCGGGTCCTTCCACTCACAACCGCAACTGCGAAATGAGAAGGCGAAAATGAgcaaacaaacattatgaccgaCTTATTAGTTATTACTACTCAACAACACGTATAATGTTTAGATAGCTACCTCCGTTAACATATTTAACCGATTTGAACTCTTCGTTTGAATCAACTGACAAGTCCTCAGATGAATATCCTTCTTTCTTAGAACTCATAGGAGTCACAGCTGCAGCTTTATGTAAAAATAGTGAATTGCATTaacataaaaattataaaaaaaaaaacaaataaaaggtCACTTTAATAATAACTTACTGTCTACATATATATTCTTGATATCCTTTGTGTCATCATCTAGAGATATAAAGGACCTTCTTTGAGTCTCGGATTTTGGTTGCACCTTATAAGGTTCAATTTCCTTCACAAACAGAAGAAAGTAGATTAGTTATCATATATTTTTTTGAGTAAAAtctcattttcgtccctgagatttggctACTTTTGCggcttttgtccaaaggtttgtttttccggaTCTGGAttcaaaagatttgaaatcttgccattttaaTCCGACGCGTTAACTCCATCCACTTTTTTACGTTAACTGAGGGGCATTTCCATCTTCTTAGaccttttttattaaaataaaaacactataagaaataaagacaaaaatacccctgacttaacgttaaaaaatgaatggagttaactAGTCGGATGAAAATGTgcagatttcaaaccttttggatccaaaaaGAGTCAAACCTCATGaatgaaaatgacattttactttttatttttaattttaagatgTTTCCTTTGAATCCACAAAATTTAAACTCAAGATGCTTACTGAAACATCTGTGGCCCAAATTCCTACAGAATTCTGAAAATACGAGCATCCTAAAAGCTTCCCATCATTAATACAGATGTCACCCAAATTTGACCATCCTAAGTCAACAGCATCATGACAAATTACAGGCTCCCATGAATACACCTTAAATTCAAAGGGCACGTACAAGCGACTAGTGAGACTTATTATTCTTCTTTGGCGTATCTAAATACACCCCCTATTTACTTGTTACACCCCACCCCTCCTTGTGAGAAGAGAGGGTGTCACAAGTAAATAGGGGGTGTATTTAGTAGCACCCACGCAACGCAGATCCTAAAACGATAGCGAGGAAATACACTAAAACCTTTAAACTACTGTCTAACCCACAAAAGAGTGTTCTTCCATCTGGATGAAACATAATCGACGGTACACCTGTCGACTCATCCCTAGTTGATCCAATCAACTCAAAGGTTTCCAAATCCCAAAATTTTACAGTTTTGTCTGATGAACCTGTTGCTAAAAGAAACTCGAGAGGATGAAAATCCATCGATTTAATGTGTCCTTGGTGAAATTTGAACTCATGCAAGAGCTTTCCGGCAGTTAAGTCCCATATCTATACAAACAAACGATGAAACAACAGAAATGTGATTAAATTGAATTTTTTGAGATGATGATATTGTAAAGTGGTTATTATTTACCTTTACTATATTATCAAGTCCCCCAGACACGACCCAACGACCGTCAGGGGTGAATTTGATTGTACTAATTGCGCGCTTATGACTCTTATATGTATGAATGCATCCTTTTTTTCTAATATCCCATATTTTCAGATTAGTATCCATGGAACCGGATGCGAAGAACTCACCGAAAGGATGGAATTCCATTGCAGTGCAATAGGACCGGTGTCCATCAAGTGTTCGAACCGCTGCACTTAACGAAACAGAATTAATATTAAACAAAAAACACCTCAAATTCAACTTCTAAAAGATGAAACAACTTACCCTTTGTCTCTTGAAGATCCCAGAGCTGGACCACACCAGAGGAAGCTCCAGCAGCCACTAGAAGTTCAGTTGAATCAAAAGCTACGGATTCTATAGGGCTCGTGTGGCCGCTTAGGCTCTGCACCGTATCAGAATGGAACCGAGAATAAGTGAAACTGAAAGCACTAAAAACATTATACTTTAGAAGCTTTTGTTTGTATGTTAGTTATCTTTTTGATTGGCAAATGACATACTTAGCTTAATACTACCAATTCGGGTTGGGTTTCTAACTGTTATTTAAGTCATATTTATTTGGTTGAAAGGGGATGAACAGTCAAAATCTATATCTCCTATCTAACAAATCTTGTAAGCCTAAAGCATTCGAAGATCAGGGGAAACTTAGAGTTCTAGAGCGAGAGTAAGAGATGGAAAAGAAAGCACCCATAAAGAGAGCTCCATAAGAGCCGAGTTGACCGGCGCACACTCGTAGTCAAATCTACCCAAA
This is a stretch of genomic DNA from Helianthus annuus cultivar XRQ/B chromosome 16, HanXRQr2.0-SUNRISE, whole genome shotgun sequence. It encodes these proteins:
- the LOC110916605 gene encoding katanin p80 WD40 repeat-containing subunit B1 homolog isoform X2, which translates into the protein MAKRGYKLQEFVAHSANVNCIRIGKKTGRLFVTGGDDEILNVWSIGKPTPVTSLSGHTSPIESVAFDSTELLVAAGASSGVVQLWDLQETKAVRTLDGHRSYCTAMEFHPFGEFFASGSMDTNLKIWDIRKKGCIHTYKSHKRAISTIKFTPDGRWVVSGGLDNIVKIWDLTAGKLLHEFKFHQGHIKSMDFHPLEFLLATGSSDKTVKFWDLETFELIGSTRDESTGVPSIMFHPDGRTLFCGLDSSLKVYSWEPVICHDAVDLGWSNLGDICINDGKLLGCSYFQNSVGIWATDVSEIEPYKVQPKSETQRRSFISLDDDTKDIKNIYVDTVTPMSSKKEGYSSEDLSVDSNEEFKSVKYVNGVAVVSGRTRSLVEKFEKRDKIDTNDCHKPDLTSQILSNKNNLPTTTKQQSINIPVTLPAVMSCVQPMTETKAPELVRTPKNSLNTVREKSKASPIKKSVASRRVISDKTRSSMLVSRRSKATKEDNPQTTGRNLTAKNENDDDLAEVLMLDHDLSLSTLRSRLTKLQVLRHFWDRNDTLGGINALQKLPDHAVQADVISVMLDNTESLTLDLFSCLLPLLSGLLDSQIERHINVSLQMLLKLVAVFGPVINSTISAPPAVGVDLHADKRLESCNQCHIQLQKIHKNLPDVMRRGGLTAKTAKELNQILQQS
- the LOC110916605 gene encoding katanin p80 WD40 repeat-containing subunit B1 homolog isoform X1, producing MAKRGYKLQEFVAHSANVNCIRIGKKTGRLFVTGGDDEILNVWSIGKPTPVTSLSGHTSPIESVAFDSTELLVAAGASSGVVQLWDLQETKAVRTLDGHRSYCTAMEFHPFGEFFASGSMDTNLKIWDIRKKGCIHTYKSHKRAISTIKFTPDGRWVVSGGLDNIVKIWDLTAGKLLHEFKFHQGHIKSMDFHPLEFLLATGSSDKTVKFWDLETFELIGSTRDESTGVPSIMFHPDGRTLFCGLDSSLKVYSWEPVICHDAVDLGWSNLGDICINDGKLLGCSYFQNSVGIWATDVSEIEPYKVQPKSETQRRSFISLDDDTKDIKNIYVDTAAVTPMSSKKEGYSSEDLSVDSNEEFKSVKYVNGVAVVSGRTRSLVEKFEKRDKIDTNDCHKPDLTSQILSNKNNLPTTTKQQSINIPVTLPAVMSCVQPMTETKAPELVRTPKNSLNTVREKSKASPIKKSVASRRVISDKTRSSMLVSRRSKATKEDNPQTTGRNLTAKNENDDDLAEVLMLDHDLSLSTLRSRLTKLQVLRHFWDRNDTLGGINALQKLPDHAVQADVISVMLDNTESLTLDLFSCLLPLLSGLLDSQIERHINVSLQMLLKLVAVFGPVINSTISAPPAVGVDLHADKRLESCNQCHIQLQKIHKNLPDVMRRGGLTAKTAKELNQILQQS